A single Thermoanaerobacter uzonensis DSM 18761 DNA region contains:
- a CDS encoding S1 domain-containing RNA-binding protein — MPFEVGDVVEGTVLNITDFGAFIQLPEGKTGLVHISEVANTYVKDIREHLKEHDKVKVKILSMDANGRISLSIKKALPKNNKEREPKDFVWQSNRNYNTNSSFEEKLLKFLKDSDERQQQLRKNFDSKRRNTGYRRSNGY, encoded by the coding sequence ATGCCATTTGAGGTTGGAGATGTTGTTGAGGGCACCGTGTTAAACATCACAGACTTTGGAGCATTTATTCAGTTACCAGAGGGGAAAACTGGGTTGGTGCATATTTCGGAAGTTGCTAATACCTATGTAAAAGATATTAGGGAGCATTTGAAGGAGCATGATAAAGTAAAAGTAAAAATATTGTCCATGGATGCTAATGGCAGAATAAGTTTGTCAATCAAAAAGGCTTTGCCCAAGAATAATAAAGAAAGAGAACCAAAGGATTTTGTATGGCAGAGCAATAGGAATTATAATACTAATAGTTCCTTTGAAGAGAAATTGCTTAAGTTTTTAAAAGATTCAGACGAAAGGCAGCAACAGCTGCGAAAGAATTTTGATTCCAAGAGAAGAAATACAGGCTACAGAAGAAGCAATGGATATTAA
- a CDS encoding FtsB family cell division protein: MKKLKKILFFAFIAYIGFTFFQQQVALEKLDNRYRDLKNKEAAVMKENKYLNELLHQINSESFIENEARQKLGLVKKGEIIYVDVSKTKSQETKK, translated from the coding sequence GTGAAAAAGCTAAAGAAGATATTGTTTTTTGCCTTTATTGCATATATTGGATTTACTTTTTTTCAGCAGCAAGTTGCATTAGAGAAACTTGATAATAGGTATAGGGATTTAAAAAATAAAGAAGCTGCAGTAATGAAAGAAAATAAGTATTTAAATGAATTACTTCACCAGATAAATAGTGAAAGTTTTATTGAAAATGAGGCAAGACAAAAGTTGGGGTTGGTTAAAAAAGGAGAAATAATTTATGTAGATGTTTCAAAAACTAAGTCCCAAGAGACAAAAAAGTAA
- the yabQ gene encoding spore cortex biosynthesis protein YabQ, whose translation MVITIQSQIYAFLVTVYGGFVLGFIYDIFKVTRRVFRLKKTFSNIADIIFWLFGTITMLYFMYISNYVEIRFYSFLGFAIGIILYYVLLSHFIIRALIGVCEFAIKFLKKMAEIIIYPARIVVNFIIVPYKFTKKILTLPVAFLKNNLTHFKIFKRKK comes from the coding sequence ATGGTAATAACCATACAAAGTCAAATTTATGCATTTTTAGTAACAGTATATGGTGGTTTTGTGCTGGGTTTTATATACGATATTTTTAAAGTAACAAGACGAGTTTTTAGGCTTAAAAAAACTTTTTCTAATATTGCCGATATTATATTTTGGCTTTTTGGGACAATTACTATGCTTTATTTTATGTATATAAGCAATTATGTTGAAATCAGGTTTTATAGTTTTTTGGGATTTGCAATTGGAATCATTCTTTATTATGTGTTGCTAAGTCATTTCATCATCCGAGCTTTAATTGGAGTTTGTGAATTTGCAATAAAATTTTTAAAAAAGATGGCAGAAATTATTATATATCCTGCTAGAATAGTAGTCAATTTTATTATTGTTCCTTATAAGTTCACAAAAAAAATTTTAACTTTGCCTGTTGCTTTTCTGAAAAATAATTTAACTCATTTTAAGATTTTTAAAAGGAAAAAATAA
- a CDS encoding recombinase family protein has product MAETEIRAAAYARYSSDNQREESIEAQLRAIKEYCEKNNIQLVKIYTDEAKSATTDDRPAFLQMIKDSSLGLFNAVIVHKLDRFARNRYDSAFYRRQLKKNGVKLISVLEQLDDSPESIILESVLEGMAEYYSKNLAREVMKGLKENAFQAKFNGGIPPLGYDIVDGKYVINEKEAEAVRLIFELYAQGYGYRQIIDELNLRGYKTKKGNPFRKNSIHEILKNEKYTGKYIFNKGTKKNHRIVKEDVIVIENAIPAIIDEDLFKKVQEKMEERKITRGANSAKRVYLLSGLVYCGICGSKMVGCLSRGKYVTYRCSRKDRTKQCTNRDINKEKLEAFVIDELNKRVLDPKVAPVLARLLNEENQKLNKERAEEIAFLKKRYKEVEEQMKNIVEAIAQGMFQPIMKEKMNELEAMRNELAYRIKELENKKETDFITPEMILKIFEKDREIINSSKDPHEIKEVLKNYIKKIIVTPDEIKCEFYFWIGDDFRSLLVAASGFEPPTLRV; this is encoded by the coding sequence ATGGCTGAAACAGAAATAAGAGCTGCTGCATATGCAAGATACTCTAGCGACAATCAAAGGGAGGAAAGTATTGAAGCTCAATTAAGAGCTATAAAAGAGTACTGCGAAAAAAATAACATACAGCTGGTAAAGATATACACCGATGAAGCAAAAAGTGCTACAACTGATGATAGGCCGGCATTCCTGCAGATGATAAAGGACAGCTCACTGGGGCTGTTTAACGCTGTTATTGTTCATAAACTGGACAGGTTTGCCCGCAACAGATATGACAGCGCTTTCTACAGGAGACAGTTAAAAAAGAACGGCGTAAAACTTATTTCAGTACTTGAACAGTTAGATGATTCGCCAGAGAGCATTATTTTAGAAAGTGTTTTAGAAGGGATGGCTGAGTACTACTCCAAAAACCTCGCAAGGGAGGTTATGAAAGGATTGAAAGAAAATGCTTTTCAGGCCAAATTTAATGGAGGTATACCACCTTTGGGATATGACATTGTGGATGGGAAATATGTGATAAACGAAAAAGAAGCTGAAGCAGTGAGACTGATTTTTGAGTTATATGCACAGGGGTATGGATATAGGCAGATAATTGATGAATTAAACTTAAGAGGTTACAAAACTAAGAAGGGAAATCCGTTCAGGAAAAACAGCATTCATGAAATTTTGAAAAATGAAAAATATACTGGCAAATACATATTCAATAAAGGTACAAAGAAAAACCATAGAATAGTAAAAGAAGACGTAATCGTTATAGAGAATGCTATACCTGCAATCATTGATGAAGACTTATTTAAAAAAGTGCAGGAGAAAATGGAAGAAAGAAAAATAACAAGAGGGGCTAATTCTGCAAAAAGGGTTTATCTTTTGTCAGGTCTTGTTTACTGCGGAATATGCGGTTCTAAAATGGTAGGGTGTTTAAGCAGAGGGAAATATGTAACTTATAGATGCAGCAGGAAAGACAGAACTAAGCAGTGCACAAATAGAGATATAAATAAAGAAAAACTAGAAGCTTTTGTTATAGATGAGCTGAACAAGAGAGTGCTTGACCCAAAAGTAGCGCCGGTATTGGCTAGACTTTTAAACGAGGAAAATCAGAAGCTAAATAAAGAGAGAGCAGAAGAAATTGCTTTTTTAAAAAAGCGCTATAAGGAGGTTGAAGAGCAGATGAAAAACATAGTAGAAGCTATTGCTCAGGGGATGTTTCAGCCAATAATGAAAGAAAAAATGAACGAATTAGAAGCAATGAGAAATGAGCTTGCTTACAGAATTAAAGAGCTGGAAAATAAAAAAGAGACAGACTTTATTACACCAGAAATGATATTAAAAATCTTCGAAAAGGATAGGGAAATAATTAATTCCTCGAAGGATCCTCATGAAATTAAAGAAGTGCTTAAAAACTACATAAAAAAAATAATCGTCACCCCAGATGAAATAAAATGTGAATTCTACTTCTGGATAGGTGACGATTTCCGTTCTTTGCTGGTAGCGGCGAGTGGATTTGAACCACCGACACTGCGGGTATGA
- a CDS encoding putative manganese-dependent inorganic diphosphatase, whose amino-acid sequence MTTVYISGHKNPDTDSICSAISYAYLKRISEGINAIPVRLGPINRETKFVLDYFGVEEPIFIENVYTQVQDIKFDKPLVFKENTSMFEAWNTMMEKNIRTIAVVDKENKLIGIATVGDLAKAYLSSSHELSKYKIPIDNILATLKGEEVLRYVDYLEGDILVAAMSKENVLKRIKKGDILIIGDRGDIQQVAILQGIKALIITGNNGVSEKILELAKQYKVTIIKVVPDTFDTVKLLNQSIPLSYVIKKEDLVTFRVSDYIDDVKEVMLKYRYRNFPVVDEEGKVTGLLARRHILDYERKNVIMVDHNEFSQAVEGIGQARILEIIDHHRIGTIETEQPILFRNHPVGSTATIINRLFEEKGLIPEPKIAGIMCAAILSDTLVFKSPTCTPEDVRAAKKLAEIANIDINEFGTEMFKAGTSLEGKTVEEIFYTDFKEFTINNYKIGIGQVNTLTDAGELKQQLISFMEKVKKDKDYDILLLMLTDIINEGSEILFVGNNKELLQRAFNVEIKNNSFYLPYVISRKKQVLPPLVKAINTH is encoded by the coding sequence ATGACAACAGTATATATTTCCGGACATAAAAATCCAGATACCGATTCTATTTGCTCAGCTATTTCTTATGCCTATCTAAAGCGCATCTCTGAAGGTATAAATGCTATACCTGTTAGATTAGGTCCTATAAACCGAGAGACAAAATTTGTACTAGACTATTTTGGAGTAGAAGAGCCTATTTTTATTGAAAATGTATATACCCAAGTACAAGACATTAAATTTGATAAACCTCTCGTTTTTAAAGAAAACACCTCCATGTTTGAAGCATGGAACACTATGATGGAAAAAAACATTAGAACAATAGCAGTAGTAGATAAGGAGAATAAATTAATAGGAATTGCCACAGTAGGAGATTTGGCAAAGGCATATCTTTCTTCTTCTCATGAATTATCTAAGTATAAAATCCCTATTGACAACATATTAGCTACTTTGAAAGGAGAAGAAGTTTTAAGATATGTAGATTATCTTGAAGGCGACATTTTAGTAGCTGCCATGTCTAAAGAAAATGTGTTAAAAAGAATAAAAAAAGGGGATATCTTAATCATTGGAGACAGAGGCGATATACAACAAGTTGCGATTCTACAAGGAATAAAAGCTCTCATAATTACTGGCAACAACGGAGTCTCAGAAAAAATTCTTGAACTAGCTAAACAATATAAAGTAACAATTATAAAAGTTGTACCAGATACGTTTGACACTGTTAAATTATTAAACCAAAGTATACCATTATCATATGTAATAAAAAAGGAAGATCTAGTAACATTTAGAGTTAGCGATTATATTGATGATGTAAAAGAAGTAATGTTAAAATATAGATACCGAAACTTTCCAGTTGTCGATGAAGAAGGAAAAGTCACGGGGCTCCTTGCAAGACGACATATTTTAGACTATGAAAGAAAAAATGTCATAATGGTTGACCACAATGAATTTTCGCAAGCAGTTGAAGGAATAGGACAAGCAAGAATATTAGAAATAATTGATCATCACCGAATTGGGACAATAGAAACAGAGCAGCCAATACTATTTAGAAACCATCCTGTAGGCTCTACTGCTACAATTATAAATCGACTTTTTGAAGAAAAAGGGCTAATTCCGGAACCAAAAATAGCGGGAATAATGTGCGCTGCTATTTTATCAGATACTCTTGTATTTAAATCTCCTACTTGTACACCAGAAGACGTAAGAGCAGCTAAGAAGCTTGCAGAAATTGCCAACATAGACATAAATGAGTTTGGAACTGAAATGTTCAAAGCAGGTACCTCTTTAGAAGGAAAAACTGTTGAAGAAATATTTTATACAGATTTCAAAGAATTTACAATAAATAATTATAAAATCGGCATAGGGCAGGTTAACACTCTTACAGATGCAGGAGAATTAAAACAACAGCTTATAAGCTTTATGGAAAAAGTGAAAAAAGACAAAGACTACGACATCTTATTGCTTATGTTGACAGATATAATAAATGAGGGATCTGAAATACTTTTTGTAGGAAAC
- a CDS encoding DUF3800 domain-containing protein: MYIYYLDESGDEKSNVYIFSALGIPAENWNNVFKVIKRFRIYLKNRYGIRIAKELHATEFIAGRGKLGSKIVTKRQRAFIFRRYIKLLAALSKYNVECINVSVRSYEEALDRIINRINRSLETKNDYGILVFDRGDETRIKKVLRKMRVFNPIPSKYGEWEPNVRTKNITIDRIIADPFFRDSQDDYLIQSVDFIAYALLRYDYPTGKIKKYGLENLFTELKPILNLHAHPADPYGVVRK; the protein is encoded by the coding sequence ATGTACATATATTACTTAGATGAATCAGGTGATGAGAAAAGTAATGTCTACATTTTTTCTGCATTAGGGATACCGGCAGAAAACTGGAACAATGTGTTTAAAGTTATAAAAAGATTTAGGATATACCTAAAAAATAGGTATGGCATAAGAATAGCTAAAGAACTACATGCTACCGAATTCATTGCTGGACGTGGTAAACTAGGAAGTAAAATTGTTACGAAAAGGCAACGGGCCTTTATATTTAGACGTTATATTAAACTATTGGCGGCATTAAGCAAATACAATGTTGAATGCATTAACGTAAGTGTTAGAAGCTATGAAGAAGCTTTAGACAGAATAATAAATAGAATAAATCGATCTCTTGAAACAAAGAACGACTATGGAATACTTGTTTTTGATAGGGGAGATGAAACAAGAATAAAAAAAGTACTACGGAAAATGAGAGTTTTTAATCCGATACCAAGTAAGTATGGTGAATGGGAACCAAACGTAAGAACTAAGAACATAACTATCGACAGAATCATTGCTGATCCCTTCTTCAGAGACTCACAGGATGACTATCTTATTCAGTCAGTTGATTTTATAGCATATGCATTACTAAGATATGATTATCCAACAGGAAAAATAAAAAAATATGGGTTAGAAAATTTGTTTACAGAATTAAAACCAATACTAAACTTACATGCCCATCCTGCAGACCCGTACGGAGTTGTTAGAAAATAA
- a CDS encoding Ppx/GppA phosphatase family protein — MRICAIDIGTNSIRQLICDVNNGNINKIQKDVEITRLGEGISKTGKLNNNAIQRSIEVIERFVKLAQEKGAEVIYAFATSAMRDAKNKDAFFEQIRKLGLEVEIIDGETESLFGYIGAVLGVNKEDALVLDIGGGSTELAYKGREFVKESFDIGAVRLTEKFIKNDPPTAEEYDEIRLHIIDTMVNSINKYKEVENVIGIGGTITTLAAVSQQLEIYSQEKIHGYQLKKEEIKRILDKFMSVTLEERKKIFGLQPQRADIIIAGTAILLTILEMLSFKEITVSEWDNLEGAVVYKFGEFKL; from the coding sequence ATGAGAATTTGTGCAATTGATATAGGGACAAATTCAATACGCCAACTTATATGTGACGTAAATAATGGAAATATAAACAAGATACAAAAAGACGTTGAAATAACTCGATTGGGGGAAGGAATTTCTAAAACGGGTAAGTTAAATAATAACGCGATACAGAGAAGCATTGAGGTGATTGAACGCTTTGTGAAATTGGCCCAAGAAAAAGGTGCAGAAGTTATATATGCTTTTGCAACATCTGCGATGAGGGATGCTAAAAATAAAGATGCTTTTTTTGAGCAAATTAGAAAACTTGGGCTAGAGGTAGAAATCATAGATGGAGAAACAGAGAGCTTATTTGGATACATCGGAGCGGTGTTGGGGGTTAATAAGGAAGATGCTCTGGTGTTAGATATAGGAGGAGGAAGTACTGAATTAGCATATAAAGGTAGAGAATTTGTAAAAGAAAGTTTTGATATAGGAGCTGTGAGGCTTACTGAAAAATTTATTAAAAATGATCCTCCTACAGCTGAGGAATATGATGAAATCAGGTTGCATATAATAGATACAATGGTAAATTCTATTAATAAGTACAAAGAAGTTGAAAATGTCATCGGCATAGGAGGGACAATAACAACTCTCGCTGCCGTTTCCCAGCAATTGGAAATTTATTCTCAAGAAAAAATTCATGGATATCAGCTAAAAAAAGAAGAAATTAAGAGGATTTTAGATAAATTTATGTCTGTTACATTGGAAGAGCGGAAAAAAATTTTTGGATTGCAGCCACAAAGGGCTGATATAATAATTGCGGGAACTGCTATATTACTGACTATATTAGAAATGCTGAGTTTCAAAGAAATAACGGTTAGTGAGTGGGATAATTTAGAAGGAGCAGTCGTCTATAAATTTGGGGAATTTAAGCTATAA